In Rosa rugosa chromosome 4, drRosRugo1.1, whole genome shotgun sequence, the genomic stretch AGTAGTGATCTGCTTCACAAAGGTGTTTCGGGCAGGTGAGCTAGAATCCATCACCATATATATTAATTGCGATGATTGTTTGTAAGAATAACAATCCAAGTTTGGTTACCATTGAGCTCTTTGTTGTCTGGAACGTTGGTTGATATCTTGGTCAACTTGGTTGTTTGTTTCTTGTTAAGAAATACCTTCTGACTTTGGATTAATTAGCTTGTGGGCTGCTGGCACATatatttatgtatatatatatatacagatcctatccagagcgaggcatcgctctgaaattaaagtgtgaggttagagcttagggtcacttttcggtctcatatccacatctcgactgttcagtttttaggtactaatgtacagatcatctctgcaaaattacagccaaattgatgatctttaaggtatctaactcgcttaaaccaatggacgaactgaatctgtccaacctgaaccgtactagctttaaggcagttattaATGCCTTAACcactatcaatttggctgaaattttacagagatgatctgtacattagtacctaaaaactgaacggtcgagatgtggatatgagaccgaaaagtgaccctaagctctaacctcacactttaatttcagagcggtgcctcgctctggataggatctgtatatatatatatatatatatatatatatatataggtaatTGTGCTATTGTGAGAGCTAAAGTGATAGGCGTGATAGTTGTGTATATTTGAGTACTTGGCAGAAACTAGATTTTAATTAAAGGCTTGGTTTGGTCTgggaacatatgtggattgccaGGCATATACAAGTGAAGCTTTGGTCTTGTTTACTGCTACAAAGTACAGAGAGCACTTAATCACTTGTCATGATATATATGCTTGTTTAAATGGGGTGCTAACAGCAAGGAAACATGGAGTTATTTTGTCTTATGGAAGTTAGTTGTTCGCTGGGACTATTTACGTGAATTAGGATTGGTCGAAAAAACTATATAGATGAAGGGTAAAATATTTGGTCTAAGGAAGTTACTAACTTAGAATTGTCGGGTTTAGGATTCCAGTGACCCACGGCTTGACAAACGACGGTGAAAGCTCGGAGATTGTCTGAGCACGGATTCCAGGTAGGGGGGGCTCACCTACGCCTCGCTAGAGTTTTCTTTACATATTCGTTTTAAGTATTGCATGGCTTACACACGGTTTCggtatgttttatttattttatttctttttcttttttttttttgaaaggaaaataaattcaacactttgaggttggggagactttatttattttatttctatttatatttatattttattttattttatcgaCACGGAAATAACTATTAACGTGTCGGGGCCGTGCTATACGGTCAAGTAAGTTAGATGACTTGAGAGCGAAGGTGGCACTAACTTCCTTGtgttcgatccccttaacctccggagggttagttacgccggtcgttCGGGTATTTCCGATAGTAATgacgggcccggtacgtgtgtgtagctaggtagtggacgctctcgctacgcttacctagTAAACATACTATATGAGGTAAGGCCGTGTAattggtctatgggaccggtCATCTGGTTTGTGAGATATTGGGATCTCGTATACAAGTCGTACACTTTATGATTTTCTTTACGTTATTTATGTGTTTTACGCATTTCTAAGTTCGTGATAATCCTTTACTGCATGCTATTTATAAAACCTAGTGGGGTTGAGCTCCTCTACTGGGCGATGAACGAATGTGATGCTCACCCCTACTTTCCCTCCAGGAACTGAGCAGGAGCCAGCTGAGGACCATGCTTAGACACTTGGGTGTTGGCATCGTCAAGTTGTGAATAGCTTCTTTTGGACTTGACTGTTGGTTTGGCAGGTGTTGATCAATCTCCCTCCTTTTGAAATTGTGAATGTGACTTGTTTTGTTGTGGGAACCTTTGTAAATTGTTATTATCCGCCTGCCTATCTTTTGGTGTGTGTTACCTAGCGTGAACTTGAAACCCGAATCTTGGACTCGTGACTTTTGTGGAATGTAAATAAAGTACTCTTTTGTTGTAAAATCTTTACGCTTCCGGATCATACTCTCAACCTCAATTGTAAACGTTCTTCTCACCACAATTCTAAAAGGCCTTGCAAGCTTTTGTGGCATGGGTTTGTGGCACAAGCTGCAGACTCATGTTCAGAGGCTTGCGGCGCTGTAACGTAATCCTTCCGGGGCGTTACAATGAGGCAATGAGCTGGTTCTTTGAATTCCCCCAGGCTCTATGGAGTCATTCTCAGCCTTATCAAACGCATTCCTGTCACGATTCATCCTCATGACGAAAGATTATCACAACTCAAGCCAATTATTCAGCATCAAGCAAGACACTGATGAATCATTAAAGGCATTTGTCAAAAGATAGAGAACCGCTACATCAAGGTGTCgggacctagacaaaacaatgacGCTGGCAGCCTTCAACCAAGGGCTCCTCAAGGCAAACTTCTTGTACCACCTTAACAACAATAAGCCCACCGCAAACCCTCAAAATTAAGTTTGAAGTATTCATAATATTGACTGCGTCGTATGAAGAAATCTatgatcagtgcaaggatcaaattcCACCACCACCCCCATGAAAGCACCCCAGAGTAGGAAAGCCCAAAAACACTGGCAAATGGTGTAAACACCATGAGGATAGTGGCCATAACACCAACAATTACAATGCTCTCAAAACTGCAATCGAATCGTCATACCGTGACAGGAAGTTAGAGCAGTACAAAGTTCGACGACTGGTGCCTGTCGTCAGCAACATTGAACCAATGTGTCGGATCAACACAATTAACGGTGACGCTTTCATCGACAACATGAAATCTCCCGAGAAGAAAGTTGACGTGCAAAGCTTGCAAGAAAAGTTAACGGcactttctcgattcatctccagactcacagACAAATGCCTACCATTCTTCAAGGCAATGAAGTGGTCACATTGTAAGGTGGTAGATTGGACTCCTGATTGTGAGGCGACATTTCAAGGTCTCAAGGAATACTTCGCTTCTGTCCCGCTACTTTTAGTCCCGGTACAAGGCGAGATACTCTACATCTATTTAGCGGTGTCCAAATCAGCTGTCAGCTGCGCCATCGTACGCAGAGAAGCAACGGAAGAATTGCTGGTATTCTATGCCGGTATAGGCATGAATGAAGCGGAAACTAGATACCCACCACTTGAGCAACTAGCACTGGCACTCATAGTGGCAACTAGAAGGTTGCGACAGTACTTCCaagcccacacaatccatgtccTCATAAACCAACCGCTAAAGCAAGTGCTGCAAAGCCCTGAACACTCAGGACGCCTTAGCAAGTGGGTGATAGAACTCAGCGAGTTTGACATCaactacaagccaagaaccgccatcaGAAGTCAGGTTGTGGCTGACTTCATAGCAGAGTTAACCGAGCAACAGCTGGAACAAGCAAATGATATGATATCGGAGGTCAACACTCAATAATCTGAGGCCACGCCAACTGAGACACCATCAATGTGGAACCTCTTTGTCGATGGCTCGGCCTGCGCCAAAGCATATGGCGTCGgcatcatcttaacaggaccgggGGACTTAATGTGGAGTACGCCCTTAAGTTTAACTTCAAAACCTCCAACAACATGGCCGAATATGAGGCACTCATCGCAGGATTGTTGTTGGCCATTGATTGCGGGGTAGAAAGTGCCGACATCTTTAGTGACTCACAACTAGTGGTCAACCAAGTCAAGGACAAACAATTGGCGGCATATCTAGGGTACACCAAGACCCTACTTGGCAAATTCAGTTTCTTCAACATCACACAAATACCTCGAGAGAAGAACGCCAAGGCAGACTCCCTGGCACGTCTAGCAGCGGCCCAACCACATCAGAGCCCAATCGATACTTGGGTGGAGACTCTAGACAAACCTAGCATCACCAAAACTCTGGCGGAAATTTACGCAATTGATATAAGCCCAAATTGGATGGACAAGATACTCAAGTACAAACGTGACGGCACATTGCCATCCGATAAGGTTGAAGCAAGATGACTTGTGCGAAAAGCAACAAGCTATAACATCCAAAATGGCAAGCTCTACAGCCAAGGATTCACACATCCCAACTTAAAGTGTTTGATGATAGAAGAAGGAAGACAAGTTTTAACAAAAATACACGTTGGAGAATGCGGCAACCACTCAGACACCAGATCACTCACCAACCGCACCATGCGTCAGGGATACTTTTGGCCATCATTGGGGGATGACACCAAAGAAATATCATGGTCATGCCATAAATGCCAACAAtatgcagatctcccacatgcaccagcAGAACCACTATCCATCATCATCGGATCATGGATCCACTCCACATGGTGACTGGACATTGTCGGCAAATTGCCAACCGCCAAAGGTCAGTTCAAGTACATAATCGTGGCCATCGATTATGACAGCAAGTGGATCGAGGCTGAACCATTAACGGCCATCACAATTGCCAAAGTACAACATTTCCTCTAAaagaacatttactgccgctatggagTCCCCGATACAATCATCACCGACAATGGAACCCCAGTTCAACAACGAGGAAATCATCAGTTTCACTGCCAAACTAGGCACCAAGATGCGCTTTGCATCTGTGGCACACCCCCAAACCAATGGACATGCAAGTCGAGGCCGCCAACAAAAttatcaagaagctgctaaaaaagaagttGAGGACAAGAAAGGACTATGGGCTGAAAAGCTCCCGgaggttctatgggccatcaggacaacaCCAACATCCGCCAACGGCGAGACCCCCTTATGCATGATGTTTGGCACAGAAGCAGTCCTCCCcatgtgtttgttttatggtgGCCAACATAGAATTTATGCATATAACTGGAGCTAgaatttagaaaataattcacctaatcgtcttgttttctaatccacaagtatgcaaggctatggacaaaagctgatgttttaAATAACTAaaagagcatgctaggtaggcgttccacactaggaTGCAACTCTATAACCAATCGTTTCCATaagatcttaatgcttcaaatatgttgatactatatgtgttgttgataagATAGTGTTCTATACCATGATTGCATATTTGATGGGCTTAGTTATTGTGCattcacgtagactaagtacTTAAGGAAACAATAATAAGagacatgatctgctccgacttgtttcttggttggtttctgttcacaccttagtaattaAACTAGGTTAGCTTAACaacattgttcgaaagtaattAGTGATGGATTTCCGAGTCTCTAATGTCTTCtccatattatttttcaaaaccaaaaaaatcaaaattgttttctttgttttctttgattttatGTTTGAAAGTTCAAACCCCCAAATCAATTTCAGTTTAGGATTGCAATGCACTCTTCTATCCTCTCTATCCCtccatctttctttctctctcttttttttttttgaggaagagagataatttcattacttatccatggccagaaggcacgtacatcatatgTTGTCTTACACCCAATAAAACCTAGACGGTCTAAGCTACCAAGCACATGACAGGTAACCCTCATTGTAAACAAAGTGAGCACAATATTTAGACCTAGCCATAAGAAGACAAATCCAACACTACCTAAATCCTTGCTAGAGTAACCTTAATCGcgtagagacctcaattggtgtctTAAGTAAAACTAAATATCATGTGTGGCTCTCTTTTGTTGATTCAAACAATCTATATATGTTTAGGTGAGCTGGGTTTGATCTGATCTTCTGTATGCTCCTGTTCACAGTTCTTTTTATAGAAGATGTTTATCCTTTAACTGTAATTAGTTTTTGACTTGATAcccatttacgcaagcgtacgtatcattgtcaagatagggaaatattaagcccaaagtttatcgtaccacggggattagtggctaacccacaatccttgggtagtcggaactaaagtcactaagcaaacaaaagaaaaataaagaaaataaaataaataaaaatactactctaaggcaccaagtcttagcaatgctcggctttggttttcaccaaagcctaatcaaaactaagagcctagtgatggctatttacaatgagatagaaattgtcattcgaaattgtaattaattttctaaaagacTAAGCCAAAAACTAAATgaacaacaattaaaaatgaagaaaaataaaagcgaGAAAGATTTTGGGTGCTAGGGATCACTctctctagcaatttcaatgcaatgaacacatttcaagcaaacaaacatatcttcatgagaaccaaatgccgtacttaatgccggtcaaggccactaagtCGAATTTTCTTGagggtattcacattttcggttaggacaaatatgaactctctaactcatgaattagtacctttccagggctaccaaaacatgagctaaaggcgtagagctctagaaatgagggatttaagcatgcaatagttacaacctaaaatGTAATGATTACAtagttctctacctaatgccggttaaggccactaagtcaatttctctCATTAACGTTATGGATTTATATTCCGCTCCTTCACCAGCGTTGACTATGGTTAACCCATAACGATCACTTCGTCCTTTTATCGGAAATTCTAAATTGCTCTATTTTTGCatcattttctctcaatttccgtAACTCCACTTATTActtacaaaacaaataaaattggattaaCTACACTATAATTGGCTCAAGTATTAGTTTATTTCAAGTGTTttggatacaattacatgcataaaaatgcgtgtaatcagttTTCATACCCGTTCATCTTGTTATTTTGCTAGTGCTTCTGTTGACTTATTTGACAGTTTTCCTCAACTATATTTTTAGTGTGTTGGAATGATGCTGACTAATCTGTCCATGTCAAGTTGTTAGAGGCACCAGGCTGTGGATACTTTTCCTCTAAGACTTGAATCTGGCCAATTGGCCATATATCTCCTTACAGTGCTCATGACTTGTCTGCTTTCAGGAACATCAAAACAATTGCTGAATGTTTGTGGATCTCTTATATCTCACTGTTTGTTCTAGATTTTCTTTCTATTCCTTGGTTCATTGTTTCATCTCTAACTAGTGGTGCTGTGTTTGGGTTGGGTGTACTTATGCTGTCAAGAAGAAGGATGAGGACCAATCATTAAGGGGCTCTGGAAGCCTCTGGTACTGAGGACTGCAAACTAAAAGCAAAATGGGAGAACAATATGTTTGTGCAAAAAGGGGCTCTTTGTCTTtttgtaatgattgtatgtgctCCAATTCGCAGATATGTTTGTGCTATATGATTGTATGACTAGACAGTAGtagttaaaacttaaaacttCATACCATAGCAAAAGAAGTACTAATGCCCTGTTGCAAAACAAGCAATCAGACTTGGAATTGTCCTCTCATGTTGAACTTAAAATTCAAATGAgtaaaagaaggaaaaagttTACATTTCACCTGAAACCCTCTATGAACTCCTGAAGACATGAATTAGGCTTCATAGGGTGGTTCATAGCATATATCACTTTAGGTATGGACTATGGAGACAGtagttaaaacttaaaacttCATTCCATAGCAAAAGAAGTACTAATGCCCTGTTGACAAGCAATCAGAACTCCAATTGTCCTCCCATGTTGAACATCAAATTCAAATGAGTAAACAACACAAGGATGGAAAAATTTACATTTCACCTGAAATCCGATATGAACTCCTACAGGTGCTATCTGGCTTAAAGTTTTACTTTAGATGGACATTGGAGACAAAAGAATAATACTAATTACATCTAGATGGCATCAAGGGAACTGGAATGACCCACCAATTTGATTAGTACCTGATGGGGGACTTATAGCCACCCAAAGGAGAGATATGGTGATTGCCATAAGACCAGACCACACAAACACAATGGTCGGTGTCTTCCCTCGTCTTCCCATAAGCCCTTTTGCAAAGGGATAGAGATGCGCCAGCACCCAAAAACTGAAGAACACTCCTCCAAGCAATTTGCTCCACTGTGGTATGACACTATATACCGTTCGACAAACAGCAATAGCTATTCCAATCAAGTTTGTCATCATGATTGTGATTGGCGGTATCATCAGTGATGTCCATTTGAAGATATACAAATCCACAAACTCATCATCTATATCATCACCTCCAGATTTTGATGTCAGTGTGAATGAGATCTCAATACCTGCTATGACCTTTAGAAGACCTTGAAGCACAGCTGCAAGATGGGCGCTCGTTCCTCCAATCAACCAAAACTGCTCATTCCTCCACCACTCTTCTAGTTCAATTCCAGACCACTTGATCTCCAGCACAGCAAGAAGAATGAGGGTCAATGTGATGCCTAAAAGGTATACCAGGAAGGTTATGTTGAGGGTCTGAACTATGAACTGGCCGGAAATGAGTGAAAGTGCTGGAAGGAAGCAGTAGACAATGAGGAAAAAGGAAGTGAAAGGGTACATTCCAACATTGAGGTATGCTATCCTTTGTAGAAACTTCATTTTGGAGCTTGCGAAAAGAGCATTGTTTCGGGAAAAGAAAATCTCGACAGATCCAGTTGCCCATCGGAGAACCTGGTGAAGGCGATCAGTGAGATTGATTGGGGCAGAACCCCGAAATGCATCTCTTTTTGTTACACAATAAACAGACCTCCATCCTCTATTATGCATCCTATAACCTGTGACAACATCTTCAGTTACTGAACCATAAATCCACCCAATGCGTTGGCCCCATTCAGTCTTATCCTCATACCAGCAGGAGATGACACTGATTGCCTCTGCAACTGTTGATGCATCAAGAAGCTCACGAGGAAATGTGAGAGCACCTGGCGGTCGTCCATTTTTCAATGATGGATGATCAGCAAGAGGACGACCTTGGAATTCTGCCACTTGGATAGAGTCTACAAGGAAACTTGAGTTCCCAAACCTTTTAGGAATAATGGCATTCATTTCGTTATCATCATCAAAGTCTCCCACTTGTATTGTTTGAGAGTCAATTTCAGGGGCAGAAACAACTGAAGAAGATTTAGATTTCTTATTGCGGCCACCACAGCAACAACCATTACGATCTTTCACTTGAGGTGGCTCAAATCCATAAAGGGCAGTTCGTCGAAAGAGGCAACCTGTTCCAACATAAACTGGACCCTGAATGCCATCAAGTGCACGCATGTTGACATCAAAGAAAACAGTGTTGTGGTTGGCATAACGGTCAGAAGGGTCTATTCCTTCAAACCTTTGAGGAAACTGGACATAACTAATGCGGTCCCCACCACGATCCATCATGAAGCACATGCCTTCTCTCAATGCTTGGGAATTGTAGATGTAGTGGTCACAGTCAAGGTTGAGAATGAAGGGGCCATTGGACATAACAGCTGAGGCACGAACCAAGGCATTCATAGCACCAGCCTTCTTGTTGTGATCATAGCCAGGTCGCTTCTCACGAGAAACATAAACTAACATTGGAAGACGAATGTCAACCTCACTTAGATCCATGGAATTTGAATCCACTGTTGTTCCTTTCAGTGGTTCATCACTAGGAGGTTTCAACATCACCTGCATATATTACAAAATTAGTAAATGAAAGCTCCAAACGAAAACTGAAGCAGTTAGCATTATTTCTGAGTGTAGTGAATATATGATATGAACTCACCCAAAACAAACAATACGAACAGATGAGAGGCTTGCTATAGAATACATGGAGATGCATATATAAATATCAGGTTAGTTACTTCAATGTGGATGCATATATGACATATAAAAATCTAGGAACTGTttccaaacaaaaaatataataCGGATGGTCAGCTTGTATTAATTCAATGTGCATGATTATATAACAGATAGGCTGTACATACACTAGTGCTTAATGTCCATTTGGGTAGCTATTAACTACAATGAAGAATTCTGGCTTCTAGCTAAACGTAATCAAGTGTTAAAGTCCATTAAAACTCAGTGACA encodes the following:
- the LOC133746142 gene encoding cellulose synthase-like protein D3, which codes for MASESPINTSIGSPRLRRVSQTSHDLNSDIGGVEFATYTVHIPSTPDNNPMSASMEYSTSQRVEDQFVSSSLFTGGYNCVTQAQLKEKVIESQTSYHPQMTGAKGSFCAVPGCDAKVVTDERGLDILPCECDYKICMDCFRDAVRNGDHMCPGCKEPYKELDVTEYAVHNRKQYQQQMSKTERRMSLMKSTKVMGRQSSEFDHNKWLFETKGSYGYGNAIWPKVDVEGSQDGIGGDPMVFHDKQWRPLTRKLNISAAILSPYRLLIFVRMVVLGLFLQWRIRNPNEDAVWLWAMSVVCEIWFAISWLLDQLPKLCPINRITNLDVLKEKFETPSLSNPTGKSDLPGIDIFVSTADPEKEPPLVTANTILSILAADYPVEKLACYVSDDGGALLTFEAMAEAASFANLWVPFCRKHNIEPRNPESYFSLKRDPYKNKVRQDFVRDRRRVKREYDEYKVRINGLPDSIRRRSEAYNARDEMKAMKLGRAIGNDEEVDKIKIPKATWMADGTHWPGTWTVPAPEHSRGDHASIMQVMLKPPSDEPLKGTTVDSNSMDLSEVDIRLPMLVYVSREKRPGYDHNKKAGAMNALVRASAVMSNGPFILNLDCDHYIYNSQALREGMCFMMDRGGDRISYVQFPQRFEGIDPSDRYANHNTVFFDVNMRALDGIQGPVYVGTGCLFRRTALYGFEPPQVKDRNGCCCGGRNKKSKSSSVVSAPEIDSQTIQVGDFDDDNEMNAIIPKRFGNSSFLVDSIQVAEFQGRPLADHPSLKNGRPPGALTFPRELLDASTVAEAISVISCWYEDKTEWGQRIGWIYGSVTEDVVTGYRMHNRGWRSVYCVTKRDAFRGSAPINLTDRLHQVLRWATGSVEIFFSRNNALFASSKMKFLQRIAYLNVGMYPFTSFFLIVYCFLPALSLISGQFIVQTLNITFLVYLLGITLTLILLAVLEIKWSGIELEEWWRNEQFWLIGGTSAHLAAVLQGLLKVIAGIEISFTLTSKSGGDDIDDEFVDLYIFKWTSLMIPPITIMMTNLIGIAIAVCRTVYSVIPQWSKLLGGVFFSFWVLAHLYPFAKGLMGRRGKTPTIVFVWSGLMAITISLLWVAISPPSGTNQIGGSFQFP